One region of Candidatus Macondimonas diazotrophica genomic DNA includes:
- the der gene encoding ribosome biogenesis GTPase Der: MSNVSLASLPVVVLLGRPNVGKSTLFNRLTRSRDALVADFPGLTRDRQYGYGRIGPVPYLAVDTGGLSGDTEGLDALSALQAHQALDEADAILFLVDARDGLSAQDEILAQRVRRAGKPVFLVANKSEGLSEGNVDADFASLGLGSVHAVSAAHGQGVATLMETVATVLPSAVAPERKSSDTAIRVAVVGRPNVGKSTLINRVLGENRLVASEIPGTTRDAIAVPFTRADQDYVLVDTAGVRRRARVDQPIEKFSIVKTLQAIDAADVVLFLFDGREGVTEQDASLLGLVIERGRAVVLAVNKWDGLSPGARERIREELLRRLPFADFAQTHFISALRGSGIGGIFTSIKAAHAAGSADLSTPQLTRLLQEATTVHQPPLVRGRRIKLRYAHQGGRQPPVIVVHGNQTENIPDAYRRFLVNFFRKSLQLAGTPMRIEFKSGENPYEGVRNQLSVRQINKRRRMIKHYKKLG; encoded by the coding sequence GTGAGTAACGTGTCGCTGGCCTCATTGCCGGTTGTCGTTTTGCTGGGGCGCCCCAATGTCGGCAAGTCGACCTTGTTCAATCGGCTCACCCGCAGCCGTGACGCTCTGGTAGCGGATTTCCCTGGCCTGACCCGCGATCGTCAGTATGGTTATGGCCGGATTGGGCCGGTACCTTACCTGGCTGTCGATACCGGTGGTTTGTCGGGAGATACCGAAGGGCTTGATGCGCTGAGTGCATTGCAGGCCCATCAGGCCCTGGACGAGGCGGACGCGATTCTGTTTCTGGTGGATGCCCGGGATGGTCTGAGCGCCCAGGATGAGATCCTGGCGCAGCGGGTGCGTCGTGCCGGCAAGCCCGTATTTCTGGTTGCCAACAAGAGTGAAGGATTATCGGAAGGCAACGTTGACGCCGATTTCGCTTCGTTGGGGCTGGGGTCGGTCCATGCCGTGTCCGCAGCCCACGGGCAGGGCGTCGCAACGCTCATGGAGACCGTTGCCACGGTTTTGCCGTCGGCCGTTGCGCCGGAGCGCAAGTCTTCGGATACCGCGATTCGGGTTGCGGTGGTGGGGCGCCCCAATGTGGGCAAGTCGACCCTCATCAACCGCGTCCTTGGCGAGAACCGACTGGTGGCTTCGGAGATTCCCGGCACCACCCGGGATGCCATCGCCGTACCGTTTACACGAGCCGATCAGGACTATGTCCTGGTCGATACGGCTGGTGTGCGGCGGCGTGCCCGTGTGGATCAGCCGATCGAGAAATTCAGCATCGTCAAAACGCTGCAAGCGATCGATGCGGCTGACGTGGTGCTGTTTCTGTTTGATGGACGTGAAGGGGTCACCGAACAGGACGCCAGTCTGCTGGGTTTGGTCATCGAACGCGGGCGGGCGGTGGTTCTGGCCGTCAACAAATGGGACGGGCTTTCACCGGGGGCCCGGGAGCGCATCCGGGAGGAATTGCTGCGGCGCTTGCCATTTGCTGATTTTGCGCAGACCCATTTCATTTCCGCTCTGCGCGGCTCTGGAATCGGCGGCATCTTTACGTCCATCAAGGCGGCGCATGCCGCAGGTTCGGCAGATCTGTCCACGCCGCAGCTGACCCGGCTGTTGCAGGAAGCCACCACTGTGCATCAACCGCCGCTGGTGCGTGGAAGACGAATCAAGCTGCGCTATGCCCACCAAGGCGGTCGCCAGCCGCCGGTTATCGTTGTTCACGGCAATCAAACTGAAAATATTCCAGATGCTTACAGGAGATTCCTGGTCAACTTCTTTAGAAAATCGCTCCAATTGGCAGGTACGCCGATGCGCATCGAATTCAAATCCGGAGAAAATCCCTACGAAGGGGTCCGTAACCAGTTGAGTGTGCGGCAGATCAACAAGCGGCGGCGCATGATAAAGCACTACAAGAAGCTCGGATAA
- a CDS encoding 4Fe-4S dicluster domain-containing protein, translating into MLDLPGLERLLDNLMSAGHAVVGPTVRDGVIVYDTLTGVESLPRGWHDEQRPGYYRLHHRIDENRLFDHTVGPHSWKRFTHPATESQVRISRTPDGRLHFESLVKNPPPTALIGVRPCELAALSVQDRVLADAEHADASYQRRRAAMFVVAVQCGRAGGTCFCADMGTGPRATTGFDLALTELVSSAGTVRWHVEAGSARGAELLGQLPATPAQPSDRQAAEQVWAGTRDQMATRMPAQGVRELLYQKLDDPHWESLESRCLACGNCTAVCPTCYCTRVVDAVDPVGGTAERRQEWESCFNPEFSHLPGGSVRGSIASRYRQWITHKLASWHDQFGSSGCVGCGRCISWCPVGIDITAEVAALRATPAQTHGVTAPSESDHGSC; encoded by the coding sequence ATGCTGGATCTCCCTGGACTCGAGCGTTTGCTGGACAATCTGATGTCCGCCGGGCATGCCGTGGTGGGCCCCACGGTTCGCGACGGCGTCATTGTGTATGACACGTTGACGGGGGTCGAGTCGCTGCCGAGGGGATGGCATGACGAGCAGAGACCCGGCTACTACAGACTCCATCATCGCATCGACGAGAACCGCCTGTTCGATCACACGGTCGGGCCGCACAGCTGGAAACGGTTTACCCATCCGGCCACCGAATCCCAGGTTCGCATCTCCCGCACGCCGGACGGCCGGCTCCATTTCGAATCCCTTGTCAAAAATCCACCGCCGACGGCGTTGATCGGGGTACGACCCTGTGAACTGGCAGCGCTGTCGGTGCAGGATCGCGTTTTGGCGGATGCCGAGCACGCCGATGCAAGCTATCAGCGACGCCGTGCGGCCATGTTTGTCGTAGCCGTGCAGTGCGGCCGAGCGGGGGGAACCTGTTTCTGCGCGGACATGGGCACCGGTCCACGCGCCACGACCGGGTTCGATCTGGCACTGACCGAGCTGGTCTCATCCGCGGGTACCGTGCGCTGGCATGTCGAAGCCGGTTCGGCGCGGGGTGCGGAATTGCTTGGCCAGCTTCCGGCAACGCCTGCGCAGCCTTCGGACCGGCAAGCCGCCGAGCAGGTCTGGGCCGGGACGCGCGACCAGATGGCGACGCGCATGCCGGCCCAGGGTGTGCGCGAATTGCTCTATCAGAAGCTCGATGATCCACACTGGGAAAGCCTGGAATCGCGCTGTCTGGCCTGCGGCAACTGTACGGCGGTGTGTCCAACCTGCTACTGCACCCGCGTGGTGGATGCGGTGGATCCAGTGGGCGGAACCGCGGAGCGCCGCCAGGAATGGGAATCGTGTTTCAATCCGGAGTTTTCCCATTTACCGGGCGGCAGTGTGCGAGGCAGCATCGCGTCGCGTTACCGGCAGTGGATCACCCACAAGCTCGCCAGCTGGCACGATCAGTTCGGCAGTTCAGGATGCGTAGGGTGCGGGCGTTGCATCAGTTGGTGTCCGGTCGGGATCGACATCACGGCGGAAGTGGCGGCCCTGCGTGCCACGCCGGCGCAGACCCACGGCGTCACGG